The proteins below are encoded in one region of Planctomycetota bacterium:
- a CDS encoding TrkA family potassium uptake protein translates to MKRFMVIGLGRFGRRLAKELTDAGHEVIAIDSREALVEHIRDEVALAVCLDATDPEALKSQGVDEMDTAIVAIGEAFEANALATATLKALGVGRVISRASSDIQRRILDRIGADQVIFPEEEMAVRLASQLANPEIIDHVELSEGHGLVQILAPAAWIGRTLAEIDLRKKYEVNLVAIKRPVKKRTPEGEEVVEEQVLDLLMPHTKIREGDVLVLVGMTESLSALPT, encoded by the coding sequence ATGAAACGTTTTATGGTCATCGGACTCGGCCGATTCGGCCGGCGGCTGGCGAAGGAACTGACCGACGCCGGCCACGAGGTCATCGCCATTGATAGCCGCGAGGCCCTCGTCGAACACATTCGGGACGAGGTCGCCCTGGCCGTCTGCCTCGACGCCACCGACCCTGAGGCCCTGAAGAGCCAGGGGGTGGACGAGATGGACACCGCCATCGTCGCCATCGGTGAGGCCTTCGAAGCCAATGCGCTGGCGACAGCAACCCTGAAAGCCCTCGGCGTCGGACGGGTTATCAGCCGCGCCTCCAGCGACATCCAGCGGCGCATCCTCGACCGCATCGGCGCCGACCAGGTCATCTTTCCGGAAGAGGAGATGGCGGTTCGGCTGGCGAGCCAGTTGGCGAACCCCGAGATCATCGATCACGTAGAGTTGTCGGAGGGGCACGGCCTGGTTCAGATCCTGGCGCCGGCGGCGTGGATTGGCCGGACGTTGGCCGAAATCGATCTGCGGAAGAAATACGAAGTGAACCTCGTGGCGATCAAGCGGCCGGTCAAAAAGCGGACGCCGGAGGGCGAGGAAGTGGTCGAGGAGCAGGTCCTGGACCTGCTGATGCCGCACACCAAGATCCGCGAAGGGGACGTTCTGGTGCTGGTGGGGATGACCGAAAGCCTGTCCGCCCTGCCGACCTGA